The genomic window CGTCCAACAGCGCCACCCGCTCCCAGCCGGGACCGCGGGCCAGCATCCCCGGGCGCAGCGGCACCCGCCGGGCGTACAGCCGCTCGCAGGCCGCCGAGGAGCGCGCCGGGTCGGTCAGCCGCAGCCGGATCCGGTCGTCCTTCGCCTCGGCGCGCTCCACCCGCACCCGGGCCCGGTCGATCCGCACCGCGAGCTGCCAGGTGGCCAGGCCGTAGCCGTACCGGCCGTAGATCGCCGGCTGCGAGGCGGTCAGCGCCGCGAGCGACTCGCCGCGCTCGTGCACCTCGTCCAGCTGGTGGCGCATCAGCGCGGTGAGCACCCCGCGCCGGCGGTGGGTGGGCAGTACGCCGACCATGGTGACCCCGGCCGTGGGCAGCAGCGCGCCGCCCGGCACCGCCATCCGGAACGAGAAGGCGCCGGCCGAGCCGACCGCCGTGCTGCCGTCCCAGACCCCGAGCGAGCGGTCCACCTCGGTCAGCGCCCGCCACAGCGCCCGGCGCTCGGGCGACTCGGTCTCGCCGAAGGCCACCTCCAGCGCGTCGTACCAGGCATCCCAGTCGGCCGGGGCGAGCGGTCGCAGGCTGAGCGCTTCGTGGGCGTCGGCAGGCTGTGTCATATGCCACAGCTATCACCCGGGCCCGGACGGGGCGAGCCGATTCTCGGACGGCGCGCTGGCGGAGACCCGCACGCCCCGGCGCACAGTGCGGCAATGCGCCCTTGGCCGCCTCGCTTGCCACCGGGGTGAGCCCCCGCGCGGGCTCACCTCCCGGCCGAAAGCAAGCGCCTGGGCAGCCGAAATCGAGCGCCCGCGCAGCTCGTGGCCGACCGCCCGTCGACGTGGGCCGTCAACGCTGGATAGGGTCAAGCCCCATGGCTGGCACCACGCCGGGCACATCGCCCCAGACGAGTGCGACGGGGACCGCCGCGACCACGGCCGCGGACCCGCTGACGGCCCGGTTGCGCAAGCGCCTCTACCGGGCCCGCCGCACCCTGCGCCGGACCGGGGTGGACTACTTCCGCGGCGACGCCGCCGACTGGCTCGCCTTCGCGGTGCTGCTCCTGCTGGTCCCGCTGCTGGTCGCGTTCAACGTCTGGATCCCGGCCTGGGTCCCGCCGACCGCGCTGGTGCTGCCGATCCTCGTCGGTGCGCTGCTGCTGCGGCCGGTCTCGCTGGTGCTGCTCTACGCCACCGCCGCGCTGGGCCTGTCCACCGAGTCGGTGATCCACACCGGCGAGCGGGCGGCCAGCCGGCACCCCGACGCCTACGTCTTCGGCGTCACGCCCGGCGCGGCCCTGGTGGTCGGCGCGGTCGGGGTGGCCGGGCTGCTGCTGGCCCAGTTCCGCAGCCGGGTCGGCGTGCCCTGGCGCGGCGGCGGCTCGATGCTCTTCGACCTGCGCGAGCGGCTCAAGGTGCAGAGCCGGCTGCCGAACCTGCCCGACGGCTGGCACGCGGACATGGCGCTGCGCCCCGCGGGCGGCCAGTCCTTCTCCGGCGACTTCGTCGTCGCGGCCCGCACCGGCGCCGGGCGGCGGATGCTTGAGGTGGTGCTGGCCGACGTCTCGGGCAAGGGCATGGACGCCGGCTCACGGGCGCTGCTGCTCTCCGGCGCCTTCGGCGGCCTGCTCGGGTCGCTGCCCCCGCACGAGTTCCTGCCCGCCGCCAACGGCTACCTGCTGCGCCAGGACTGGGACGAGGGCTTCGCCAGCGCCGTCCACCTGGCCCTGGACCTGGACTCCGGGGAGTACGAACTGCTCTCCGCCGGCCACCTGCCGGGCATGCAGCGGCTGGCCGGGGCCGGGCGCTGGGAGGTCAAGGAGGCCACCGAGGGGCCGTTGCTCGGCCTCTACGACGGCGCCAAGTTCGAGGGCGTGCGCGGCCGCCTCGGCCCGGGCGACGTGCTGATGCTGTGCACCGACGGCATGGTCGAGGCGCCGGGGCGGGACCTGTCCGAGGGCATGGACCGGCTGATGGGGGAGGCCGACCGGCTGGTGGCCGGCGGTCAGTTGGGCAGCGGGACCGTGGGCGCGGCGGTGCGGCTGATCGAGACGGTGGCCAAGGACATCAACGACGACCGGGCCGTGCTGCTGCTCTGGCGGGCGTGAACCAGCCGAATCCGGACCGCCGCACGGCTGCGCGGGCGGGAGCAGCGGCGGCGGTGCTGTCAACGATCAACGGTGATCTTCGGCCAATTCGGTTCGGCCCGGCCGGCGGGTGTTCGGTGGACGAACGGCCCAGTCGGGAGAGGGCACCGACGCTCCGTCAACTTCGGTGGGCTATCGTCTCGTCCGGCGGAAACTCGTCTCACATCGCAGAATGTTGGCCACGGGTCAGCGGCAAGTCCTTTACGCAGTCGGCACGGTCGACCACACTGAGTCGGGGCGGGACTGGCCGGATCTCGGGGGAACGGAGGTGGCGGCGGGTTGCGTCTCGGGACCGTCGGACAGGCCGGGGTCCGTTCCGCCACGACACGAGGAAGTGAGTCCGGGTGGCACTCTCCGTCTCCGCGCTGGTCCTGTTCGGCATCATTCTCATCATCTTCATCCGCAACAAGCAGATCAAGGTGCCGCACGCGATCCTCGCCGCGCTGTTCGGGTTCATGCTGAACCAGTCCACCGCCGCCAAGCCGATTCAGGACTTCCTGAGCCAGGTGGCCAAGACGCTCTCCAACATCGGGACCTGACGCCCGGGCAGCCGTCCGGAGCCGAACGGGCAGACCGGGCGGACGGGTCGGCGGGTCAACTCCCGGCGCGCCTGGCCCGCCACCAACGGCCGATCGCCGCACGCCGCCGTGCCACCAGGCCGGCGGCGGCCGGGGCGTGCGCCCGCGGGTATGCCTCCGGCAACAGCAGCGGGTCCTCGGCCGGGCGGCCCACCGCGTCCTCCTGCCCGTCGGCTGCCAGCAGGACGAACAGCCGCGCCCAGCAGAACCGTTCGGCGCGCGGCCAGTCCAGGCTGCCCAGCACCCGGGAGGCCTCGTGCGCCACGGTGCCGTTCACCCGGACCTCGGCGACCTCGTCGCCGGCCCGGCCGCCGAAGAAAAGCTTCACGCCGTTGAGCCGCTCGTCGGTCAACTCCCCGGCCAGCGACGGCGCGAGCTCGGCCAGCAGCTCCCGCTCGCCCAGCCAGCCGGACAACTGCGCGCTCCGGAAGCCGAAGACGGTGGCCGGGCCCTGCACCGCCTGCCAGCCCGGCAGCGCCGGCAACTGCAGGTGGTCGCCGTGCCGACCCTGCCGCTCCAGGAACTCGACCACCGCGGCGGCCGTGGTCGAGGCCCACATCCGCACCGCGCTGTCGAGCTTCTCCTCCTCCGTGGTGCCCAGGCCCGCCGTGCAGTCCCAGAGCACCGGCGCCTCGGCGCTGCCCAGGTGCAGCACGAAGCCCAGGTCGACGTGGCCGCCGCCCTGGCCCGGGTGCTCGCGCAACGCCACGGCGGTGCCGTCCGGGCCGTGCACCAGGGTGCCGTCCACGGTGAACTCCCGCCCGTAACGCGCCATTTCCCGCACCACGCCGCGCTGTATGACCGCCAGCCGCTGCTCGGCGTCCACCCGCCCTCCTCCTGAGTCGCACCCGGGCATGCCTGCCCGGGCATGCCAAAGGCCCCGGCTCGCGAAAGCCGGGGCCTTTGGGTCGGAGCGGGCGACGAGAATCGAACTCGCGTGACTAGTTTGGAAGACTAGGGCTCTACCATTGAGCTACGCCCGCATACGCGTCCGCACCCGGCCGACTGGCCGAGGTGGACGGGGATCAGCGTACCTGGTCGGGCGGCCCGCGCGCACGTGACATCCGCAGCGCCACTCGCCCCGTGCCCACCACCCGGAATATCGCCGAGCGGAGCAGGCTCGGCGTGTACGCTTCCTCTCGCGAAGTGCGGGGTGTGGCGCAGTTTGGTAGCGCGTCCGCTTTGGGAGCGGAAGGCCGTCGGTTCGAATCCGGTCACCCCGACCATCACTGCTCATGGTCTCGATCAGGGCCATCGATCACGGCCATCTGCGATGTGGCTTTGTGGTACCGGTAGGATGGGCCGCTGGCGGAAGAGCCACCGCCCCTTCCCGCGCGAACCAGCCGGGGACGGGCCGCTC from Kitasatospora sp. NBC_01250 includes these protein-coding regions:
- a CDS encoding DUF6348 family protein: MDAEQRLAVIQRGVVREMARYGREFTVDGTLVHGPDGTAVALREHPGQGGGHVDLGFVLHLGSAEAPVLWDCTAGLGTTEEEKLDSAVRMWASTTAAAVVEFLERQGRHGDHLQLPALPGWQAVQGPATVFGFRSAQLSGWLGERELLAELAPSLAGELTDERLNGVKLFFGGRAGDEVAEVRVNGTVAHEASRVLGSLDWPRAERFCWARLFVLLAADGQEDAVGRPAEDPLLLPEAYPRAHAPAAAGLVARRRAAIGRWWRARRAGS
- a CDS encoding PP2C family protein-serine/threonine phosphatase, giving the protein MAGTTPGTSPQTSATGTAATTAADPLTARLRKRLYRARRTLRRTGVDYFRGDAADWLAFAVLLLLVPLLVAFNVWIPAWVPPTALVLPILVGALLLRPVSLVLLYATAALGLSTESVIHTGERAASRHPDAYVFGVTPGAALVVGAVGVAGLLLAQFRSRVGVPWRGGGSMLFDLRERLKVQSRLPNLPDGWHADMALRPAGGQSFSGDFVVAARTGAGRRMLEVVLADVSGKGMDAGSRALLLSGAFGGLLGSLPPHEFLPAANGYLLRQDWDEGFASAVHLALDLDSGEYELLSAGHLPGMQRLAGAGRWEVKEATEGPLLGLYDGAKFEGVRGRLGPGDVLMLCTDGMVEAPGRDLSEGMDRLMGEADRLVAGGQLGSGTVGAAVRLIETVAKDINDDRAVLLLWRA